Below is a genomic region from Brassica oleracea var. oleracea cultivar TO1000 chromosome C9, BOL, whole genome shotgun sequence.
ATACAATTTTAAAATTATTCAGTCATTTTTCATTGACAAATGTTGATTGTATAGTTGAGTTATTACTTTCAGAAATGATTAAATATTTGTATATTTAAAAACTTAAAAATATATAGTAAGTCTTTTAAAATAATATTAATAAATGAAAATATTTATTATACTATAAAATTGAAAATTTTGAACATTATACTAACACGAGACTAAAGTTAATATACTCTATTAATATAATTCTTATAGTCTTGATTATAATAAAACTATATGGTAAATTCTTTAAAATAATATTAGTCAATGAAAAAGTTTATTATAATATAAATTAAAAAACGAGAACAATATATTAATACAAGACTAGAGTTAAGACTCTATTGATAGTATTGATTATAATAAAATTAACATGCTTATTTTGCAATAGGCAAAAAACAAAGATACATATATAAAACATCAGTGAAGAATAAAAAAACTTGTTTGTTGTATTCTTAGTTGTATTCATTGTTATTTTATACTTTTATGTACTTATTTTTTTATATGTTTGCCGAAATACTTGTGTTTTACGTATTAATATAACTGTTAATTAATTATTTGTAACTATTTTACTTCTAAATAAAATAAATCGGTAGACAAAATAATGAAAAAAATAGAAAGTGTTATAAAATAACTTTTTGTTCATTAATCTTTGGATTTTTTTATTAATCAAAAATTATGTCATAAGAACACTTTTTGAAAACTTATAATAAAATTTATAGAATTAACAATATATCTCAATAATCTTCTAAGATTATACAATGCCAAGACTTTTGATTTTCAAACTACTTAAAATAAAAAGGTTATTTTTAATAGTTATGATTATTATTCAAAATTATAAAATTATAAACATAATATATAGTTTTAATAAAATATTTATATTCGCAAAATCTCGGACAACCACCTAGTTGATGTTAATTTTAATTTCTTATTAGTGATTGTTTTCTACAGAAATAAATAAATAAATTTTGCTTTTTACGTTACCATAAAGAGTGAAAGTAGGGGTGGGCACTTCGGTTATTTTATCGGTTCAGTTCGAGTTCGGTTCGGTTTGGTTAGTTCGGTTCTAGAACTTTTCCAGCTGAAGTAAACCATAGTTAGTTTGGTTTGGATCGATTTTGGTTCGGTTATGTTCGGTTCGGTTTATATTCGGTTTGGTTTGTATTCGATTCGGTTTGTATTTCGGTTCGGTTCGGTTTAATCAAATTTCTCTTAGTTTATTTATTGTACAAGAAATCATGTTTTAATACATAAATGTATGGTTGTCATGAAATAATCGCGTTGGTCATAATAAATATATGTAATACATAAGCTAAAAGAATAGTTTGATGTTTTCACTTTTCAGTTGTATAAATATATGTAACAAATTCTTAGAANNNNNNNNNNNNNNNNNNNNNNNNNNNNNNNNNNNNNNNNNNNNNNNNNNNNNNNNNNNNNNNNNNNNNNNNNNNNNNNNNNNNNNNNNNNNNNNNNNNNNNNNNNNNNNNNNNNNNNNNNNNNNNNNNNNNNNNNNNNNNNNNNNNNNNNNNNNNNNNNNNNNNNNNNNNNNNNNNNNNNNNNNNNNNNNNNNNNNNNNNNNNNNNNNNNNNNNNNNNNNNNNNNNNNNNNNNNNNNNNNNNNNNNNNNNNNNNNNNNNNNNNNNNTGGTTCGGTCGGTTCGGTTCGATCGGTTCGGTTCGATCGGTTCGGTTCGGTTTTTTTGCCCACCCAGAAGTGAAAGGAAGTAAGTAGTAATGCGAGCATTGATGTGATGGGTTGGCATTCACTACATGTTAACTTACCTATTAGATTCGCTAGCATGTAGATTAATTAGCTTTTGACCAAATCAATACTAATTCATTTTGCTTTTCATTTGTCATTAAGTAATTACCAAACAAAACCAAACTGTAACTTTACAAAGACTAGCATGAATCTGTACCCAAAGTACGTAACTACCATGTACGTGCATGCCTTAGCTAAATCTACTAATAAACAAATAGGATTTCAGTTCCTGATAATTGGTTTAGTATAATTTCGATATTAATAGGAACTGAACGGAAATATATTTTGTTTCTCTTGGAAATCTTGAAGTTATAAAACAGTCTTAGATCCAATATTAGGTTGTGTTTGTTTTTGCTTTTTTGTTTTCAAGTAGACAATGGTTCGATTCATACATTATCTCCCCGTGGTTTCATACATAAAAATAGCAGTCTAAATATAAATATTGAAAATTATAATATAATATAAAGGACCTGCTGTACTAGTTCAGTTTGAGATATAAATTTATACCAACACCATTAAAACTATATTATTTTAACAAAAAAAAAGTATTACTTGATTATAAGTTTTTATGTAATGATCTTTATATCAACAAAACATATGTAATCAGGAACCAGTAGACGAAAAATAGAGGGTGTGGAGGTGGGGCTTTCAAAACCATAATATAAAATTTGAAATTGAAGGAACTACGTAAGCTAATTTATTACTCAGTATAATGGTTGTTAAATTATGCATTTATTATGTACTTTTGACTCAGTATTTATGGGCATTTACCACTGTTCATTAATTTTTAATAATTTGTTGTAGTCATTACTTTTATTTTTTTGATAAAATAAAAAAATAAATTTCATGTTTACCACTTTTATGGTAGCACTTTTCATCTTTACCACCACTAAAAAGATATTTTCAAAAATGCATTCTTCATTAAGTGGCAAAAGATTCTTATACCATTATTCTCTATATATATAATAAATCATTATTTAAATAAAAAAAATTGTATGTTTTCGAATTATACATTTTCAAATTCGATTTTTTATAAAAAAAATTCAAACTTTTTTTTTGAAATTTATTTTGTATTTTTAAGTATTTATTTATATATTTATTATAATCCTAAATTTCACATTCCAAAAACCATACCCCTCAATTTTAAACCCTAAGTCTAGATTAGTTAACCCTAGGATATAAGTGTTTTTTACCCTTCATTAAAAGTGATTAGTGTACAAATGAAAAATTGTAATATGAATGTGGTATTTGTGCTAGTTTCCCAAAATAAAAACCTCGATAACTAGTCTTATCGGCGAAAATTAATCTTAACAAGTTGTAAAAAAAAAAGCTTGGTTTTTTATACTAAAATACATGCAATTGTCTAATTAAGTTTTCTTTTATTAAGAACATCTCCAAAATTACATTCAATTCTGAAGTTTTCAAAATTATGTATTTGAAGTTTTCAAATATTCATTTTCAAAAGAAAAATTTCAAACTTAGTTTCAAAACTATTTATATTTTATATTATGGTCTTTATTTTTATCATAATTAATTTTAATTCATAAAAAATTGTAAATAACTAATCTATATATAAAAGTATCACAAAAAATTAATTAATGTAGTGCTATATTAAAATATAAAATTAAATATGTAGATTACGAGCTAAAAATTGTTGAAATCGGGTGATATTAATACTTGTAAATACATTAGATCTCAACAAAAGAGTAAAAGAGAAAAATAAAATATTTCTAAAAGACTTAAATGTTTTTGATGATATTAATATTTGTGAACACATTAGATCTGAACAAGAAAGAATCGTACGAAAAAAAACATCAAAAACAACAACAACAACCATCTTCAGTTACACAAAATTTGTTTGGACAATATCTTGGAGGTTCCAGATCATATTTACCTAATTATTAGTGTTGTTGTAATATTTAATTTCTTGTAATAGTTATGTCTTAATGTAATTTTTTAAAAGATTTTTTTTGTTAAGTTTCTTTGTATATTGTTGTTGTCTAAATCTAGTTCTAAAACATTTTAAATTTTATTTTAAAATTTTATTTAATTTTATGGGTAAAACTTAAATTTATATAAAAATTAGGAATTAAAACGATAAATGATAAAATATTTAAAACTCATAAATGTGATATGTGATTGTAAGGACCAAAATGCAAACAAAAATATAGAACTTCAAATTTGAAATTTTGAACTGTGAAACTTCAATATACAGTTTTATTTCTAAAATTTCAAATTTGAAGTTTTGATTTTTTTTAGAGAAAAAAACTTTCACATTTGAATTATAAAGTGTCTTTTGGAGATTCTCTAACCATTTGTCTAATTAAATTGAATTGGTGATCGATGCAGGGGAACCAAATGAATTGATGACTAATTGTGACGCTGTTTATAACTTTTCTTCTAATTGCTAAATAGTTATTGTTATATCATGTAGTAGAGGTCTAAAACATACAATGTAACACAACCGTTGGTTAGTTTGAGAAATATTCCCGCAATGTTTTTAGGATCGCAAAATAATAAAATACAAGACCCAAATAGTAATATGTTAATCGATTTTTAATATATAATATGACTAGTTCTCATTCGCATTGTCAGCATCTCACCTTTCATTATCGAGTTAAAAAGCTCCAACAAATTATCGTTTCCGATTTTAGTGTTTTACGAAAACAAAGTTGAATTAACTTATTTTACAAAAAAAAAGAAGAAGCTGAATTAACTTTTTTTTTGCAACATGTTTTTTTTTTGTAACTTGAAGCAACATGTTTTCTTTTGTCATCATTCATGTATTTCCACCATTCAACTGTTTAACTTTTACATTGGTTTTAGCTTTTACATATATCAAAGACAATCAAATAATCCACATTCTGCATTTTGGATAATATGTAGTAATTCGTTCTAACGTAGCACTCGATTCCAATAACATTAGCCTACCTCTTTATTATCAGCCAAAAAAACTTATCCCGTAGTTGCACCAAATTCTTAAACACCACATGTTGTATAAATATGCATCATAGAACAAGAGTATGAAAATAACAAGACAAACTACGAGAAAATCATAGATTGATGAAGAATAAAAGGAAAAATCATTTTTTTTATATTGGCAAAACAAATCGATCAAAACACGTTTTAGGAAGTTAGAATATTTTTAAAATATTTTCTTAACAGAAATTCCTTAATTTTCGAAAAACAGATTTTCTTATTCGTAGAAGGCACATTCTACAATGAGTAGAACCATGACAAAGATCTTGAATGCAATTTCTACCTCATGTAGACGTACGTGTTGTATTTAGACTTCACATTCCCGAAATTTTAGAATATTTCATAAAACTAGAAACTGCATTTGAGAGAAAATAAGATATTTTTACAATTAGTATAATTTGTATTCCCCATATTTAGAACTTTAATTAAAAGTATATTTTTCTTTCTAAAAAAAGTAGATGGACTTGTTTATTCTGAAATTCGTTTTCTACTAACTCATTTTCTGTAGAAGAAGAATTATATTTTTAGTAGAACAAAATTTAAAAATTTTATTTATCAAGTTTTTCAACCAAAAAATATATGTGTTGTGTATATCCGTGTTTTATTAATTGTTTATATTTTTAATAAATTTTTTTATTCATAAAACTATTTATTTCATTAAATTTTAGAAAGAAATAAGGTAAAAGAAAGACAAAATTGGTTTTATACTAAAAGAGACAACCATGTTAAATTTTTGTTCCGTTTTGGCAATTTTCCAATTATTATATTACTGCTTAATTTAAACAAGACTAACGAAGTAACAAAAAAAAATTAACCGGGAGAATTTTTTGAACTTTTTTTTGTCAACGAAATTTTTTTAAACTTAAAAACTAGATCCATATACACAAAAAAAAACAATATTTGCAAAATACCCTAGGACTAATTTTGACACTGTTGATATCTTTATAATACAAAATTACCACTGCTCCAACTATCTGAACCATTCTCTCTCTTGTGTCTTTTTATTATCTTCTGCCCAGAACAATCTTCTTACTTCCATCTCTCTTGTTTATTTTTAAAATCACCAAACACAATTTTTTTCTATTAATCTACAAATGTTTTTTTCCTTATCTTTTCTGTTTCCAATGATGTAAATCAGCAACGGGTACGTATATTTCAATTAATACAGAGTATGAATCTAATGAGTACTATCCTCACATGAGTTTTGTATATGTCATCTCTATTCTTTTACTCAATCTATCTGTGATATGAATGTCTAAGAAATTTTGTTTAATATACATGTGAGATCTCTTCGATTCATTCGCTGGTAAGAGCTCATGGTTGTATTGATGGTTTGTATAATCAAGAAATATAGAAATTTTCCAACATTGGTGAAACCTGAATCTAACATTTAAGTTATTGTGCTTGTAGTCGATATTTATTAAGTTAACGGATAATTGTTTGATTACATGCTACAAATCAAATATTGTGAGTATATGCATGTTTGGTTAGTTATTACTAAACCGGTGGATGCCGATTTTTTCACAAAATATATTATCATTAGCTGATAAATGTTTATTTAGGTGTTATAAAACATGTTAACAGCCTTTTAAAACAGTTTGTAATTTTTTTTAAAAAATAGTTTGTTTTGGCTGATAAATAGTTTGTTAGATGCTATGAAATAAGTTAGTAGGTTAAAACAAGTCACGTAATAGTTTACCTTGAAACTTTGTATTCATATTATATATAATATATTATGATTAGCTGAAACATGTTTGGTTAACTGTTACAAAATATGTTATCGTTTTTTACATTGTTTGGTAAAATGGTTAAAGTAGCAATCGTTAACTAATATATATATATTCTATTAGAAGTTATAAATTATGTTAACATGTTAACTTAATCATTATCTATTCAACTAATATTATCCTAGCAGTTAACAATTATTATAGTATATATAATCAAAATTTAGGACAAGAAAGAGAAATATATAAAAAATTAGGGCAAGGGTAAAACGGAAAAATATGACAAAAATATCTACAGTGGATATGAATTTTTCTTGCTTTAAAATAGTTTTTTAATTTTTTGGTGAATTGGGTATATTCAGCCAATTTTCTCTAAAAACTAAAAATGCTCATATAGAAAAGGAAGTTTTGAGAACTGAATAGTAGAAATTAAAAACCCCAAAAAGTTTACAAACTAAAGTAACTCGACTTTCTCGAAACTACCCCAAAGATTATAAGCATATTTACAACTCCCCACCACTCTCCAATATTTTCATCCGCCGCCTCACAGAACGACGCAAGCATTCGGATTCTCATCACTGAACATCTGAGGCGCGTGGGCCTGAACCGGATAATACCCATATGGCCCACCCGGGTAATACGCTAACTCGTAATAAGGCTGAGCCGCCACGTACTCCATCATGTTCACCCCCTCGCCGCCTTTGTTATCCTTTCCCCCGCCGCCTTTCTTCTTGTCGCCAGACTCGTTCTCTTTGTCTTTATCCTTCTTCGGCGGCACAATCTCCACCGGACGTTTCAGCTTATCCGACAAACTCTCCACGAGCTTTTTCACATCCATTGTTCCTTTAACCGTCACCAACTGCTTCTCTTTGTCCATTGTCATCCCATTCACACCTAAACGATTCCAACAAACAAACAAAAACAAACAATTTAAATAGAAAGCCTTTTTTCAAAAAAAAAACAAACAAACAAATGTGAGCGTTTTGCAAAAATAGCGTTTTGAACAAAAAAACGTCTTGTGTCGCAAACCTTTGGTTTTAGTGACAGTCTTCTGGATGTTAGCGATACAACCTTGACAATGGAAGTTCAGCTTCAACACCGCCGTTATCACCGGAGCCTGAGAACATAATAATAAATGTAAATAAATAACATATCAACAACACTCAGAATCAGATTCTATAATACAAACTGATAAAACGATATAGTAAAAGGTCGAAGCTTTACCTCTTTGGGTTTCTTCTCCTCAGATGATTTCTTTTCTTTGTTTTTGTCTTCATCGCTTTTGTTCTTATTGTCCTTTTTGGGCTGAGGAGAAACCAAGTCGACTTTCTTCTTTGTCTTCTCTGCGAGTGTCTCCCGGAGTTTCGCCGGATCTACTTCTCCGGTCACCGTTAGCTTCCCAGTACCTGACTCCGATTTCACCGTGTCAACGCCTGAGAAGAGAGACATTAGCGTTACTTTTTACAGTGAAAACATTAGCTTTGTGGCTTTTAAAGAGGAAAAAACAAACCTTTGAAAGCACGTGCGCATTTGACGATTTTGGAAGCGCAGCCGTCGCAATGCATATCGACCTTCAAAACGACGGTTATAGACGCCGTTTTCTTATCGCCGCCACCATCTCCTTTGTTCTCGTTGTTGCTCTTCTTCTTATGCTTAGAGACAAAACAGAGAGAGGGAGAGAGAGAGAGAGAGAGAGAGAGAGCAAATCAAACCCGTTATTAAACTTAGAGAGAGAGAAAACAAAATCCGATAACAAGAATAGAAGATTCTTGATAGCGCGGTTTGAGTGAGTTACCTTGGCCATGGTGACTCGGTTAGTAGTGGGAGAGAAGGAAGTTGTTGGAGACAGAGTCGGAGGAAGACGAGACCTTGAGAAAGGAAGAACC
It encodes:
- the LOC106315799 gene encoding uncharacterized protein LOC106315799; translation: MAKHKKKSNNENKGDGGGDKKTASITVVLKVDMHCDGCASKIVKCARAFKGVDTVKSESGTGKLTVTGEVDPAKLRETLAEKTKKKVDLVSPQPKKDNKNKSDEDKNKEKKSSEEKKPKEAPVITAVLKLNFHCQGCIANIQKTVTKTKGVNGMTMDKEKQLVTVKGTMDVKKLVESLSDKLKRPVEIVPPKKDKDKENESGDKKKGGGGKDNKGGEGVNMMEYVAAQPYYELAYYPGGPYGYYPVQAHAPQMFSDENPNACVVL